One stretch of Bradyrhizobium canariense DNA includes these proteins:
- a CDS encoding ABC transporter substrate-binding protein — translation MLIEKSGKRRAAAAVAMLAIAAMAGLPRGAGAETILRIGMTAADIPRTLGQPDQGFEGNRFTGLTMYDALTMWDLSSADKPSVMIPGLATEWAVDATDKTKWVFKLRPGVTFHDGSPFNADAVVWNVDKVLRQDAPQFDPSQVGVTASRMPTLASARKIDDLTVELTTTEPDSFLPINLTNLFMASPAKWQKLFDVAQGADAKAKSQAAWAAFARDASGTGPWKMSSFTPRERLELVRNENYWDKARIPKVDKMLLLPMPEANARTAALLSGQVDWIEAPAPDAVAEIKQRGFKIYSNEEPHVWPWQFSRVEGSPWNDIRVRKAANLCVDREGLKDGLLAGLMVPATGTFEPGHPWRGKPTFEIKYDKAAAQKLMQEAGYGPNKRLSVKVQTSASGSGQMMPLPMNEYLQQALAECYFDVQLDVIEWNTLFTNWRRGAKDPSANGANATNVTYAAMDPFFAMVRFLQSGMAPPVSNNWGYINNPQFDALVKKARQTFDPAKRDEALAELHAASVDDADFLYVAHDVGPRAMSPKIKGFVQPKSWFVDFSPVSMTP, via the coding sequence ATGCTTATCGAGAAATCTGGAAAACGCCGGGCGGCGGCGGCCGTTGCCATGCTGGCGATTGCCGCGATGGCGGGGTTGCCGCGCGGTGCCGGCGCCGAAACCATTCTGCGCATCGGCATGACCGCGGCCGATATTCCGCGCACGCTGGGGCAGCCCGATCAGGGATTTGAGGGCAACCGTTTCACCGGACTGACGATGTATGACGCGCTGACGATGTGGGACCTGTCGTCCGCCGATAAACCAAGCGTCATGATTCCAGGGCTCGCGACCGAGTGGGCCGTGGATGCGACCGACAAGACGAAATGGGTGTTCAAGCTTCGTCCGGGTGTCACCTTCCACGATGGCTCGCCGTTCAATGCCGACGCCGTGGTCTGGAATGTCGACAAGGTGCTCAGGCAGGATGCACCGCAGTTCGATCCCAGTCAGGTCGGCGTGACAGCGTCGCGGATGCCGACTTTGGCCTCGGCCCGCAAGATCGACGATCTGACGGTGGAACTGACCACCACGGAGCCGGACAGCTTCCTGCCCATCAACCTCACCAATCTGTTCATGGCGAGCCCGGCGAAATGGCAGAAACTATTCGACGTCGCGCAAGGCGCGGACGCCAAGGCAAAATCGCAAGCCGCCTGGGCGGCCTTCGCGCGCGACGCGTCCGGCACCGGCCCGTGGAAAATGTCGAGCTTCACGCCGCGCGAGCGGCTGGAACTGGTCAGGAACGAGAACTACTGGGACAAGGCGCGCATCCCCAAGGTCGACAAGATGCTGCTGCTGCCGATGCCGGAGGCCAACGCCCGCACCGCGGCCTTGCTGTCCGGCCAGGTCGACTGGATCGAGGCGCCCGCACCGGATGCCGTCGCCGAGATCAAGCAGCGCGGCTTCAAGATATATAGCAATGAGGAGCCGCATGTCTGGCCGTGGCAATTCTCGCGCGTCGAGGGCTCGCCATGGAACGACATCCGCGTTCGCAAGGCCGCCAATCTGTGCGTCGATCGCGAGGGCCTGAAGGACGGCTTGCTCGCCGGCTTGATGGTGCCGGCGACTGGCACTTTCGAGCCCGGCCATCCCTGGCGCGGCAAGCCGACCTTCGAGATCAAATATGACAAGGCGGCCGCGCAGAAGCTGATGCAGGAAGCGGGATACGGCCCCAACAAGAGGTTGTCGGTCAAGGTCCAGACCTCGGCGTCGGGATCCGGACAGATGATGCCGCTGCCGATGAACGAATATCTGCAGCAGGCGCTGGCCGAATGCTATTTCGACGTTCAGCTCGACGTCATCGAATGGAATACGCTGTTCACCAACTGGCGGCGCGGTGCCAAGGACCCCTCGGCCAACGGCGCGAACGCCACCAACGTGACCTACGCGGCAATGGATCCGTTCTTCGCCATGGTGCGTTTCCTGCAATCTGGAATGGCGCCGCCGGTGTCGAATAATTGGGGCTATATCAATAATCCCCAATTCGATGCGCTGGTGAAGAAGGCGCGTCAAACCTTCGATCCGGCCAAGCGGGACGAAGCCCTCGCCGAGTTGCATGCGGCGTCCGTCGATGACGCGGACTTCCTGTATGTGGCCCATGACGTCGGCCCCCGCGCCATGAGCCCGAAGATCAAGGGCTTCGTGCAGCCGAAGAGCTGGTTCGTCGACTTCTCGCCGGTCAGCATGACGCCGTGA
- a CDS encoding ABC transporter permease, whose protein sequence is MLVYIARRIVYVIPIVISVALVCFMLVHITPGDPLVAILPADASQELANQLRAAYGFDRPLPIQFGLWLWKAVNGDLGHSIATGRPVLNEVMRAVGNTVTLAIAAAIIGFTLGLFFGLIAGYFRDTWIDKVATSIAIAGVSVPHYWLGMVLVIIFSVELNWLPAVGAGPGGSSAWGWDWDHIRYLILPAITTSVIPMGIVTRTVRALTGDILSQDFVEALRAKGLRETHVFRHVIKNAAPTALAVMGLQLGYMLGGSILIETVFSWPGSGLLLNSAIFQRDLPLLQGTILVLALFFVFLNLIVDIVQASIDPRIKRS, encoded by the coding sequence GTGCTCGTCTACATCGCCCGGCGTATCGTCTATGTGATCCCGATCGTCATCAGCGTGGCGCTGGTGTGCTTCATGCTGGTGCACATCACGCCTGGCGATCCCTTGGTCGCGATCCTGCCGGCCGATGCGTCGCAGGAACTCGCGAATCAATTGCGCGCCGCTTACGGCTTCGATCGTCCGTTGCCGATCCAGTTCGGTCTTTGGCTCTGGAAGGCGGTCAATGGCGATCTCGGTCATTCGATCGCGACCGGACGCCCGGTGCTGAACGAAGTCATGCGCGCGGTCGGCAATACCGTGACGCTGGCGATCGCGGCGGCCATCATCGGCTTCACGCTCGGATTGTTCTTCGGCCTGATCGCGGGGTATTTCCGCGACACCTGGATCGACAAGGTCGCAACCTCGATCGCGATCGCCGGCGTTTCCGTGCCGCATTACTGGCTCGGCATGGTGCTCGTGATCATCTTCTCGGTCGAGCTCAACTGGCTTCCGGCCGTCGGCGCCGGCCCCGGCGGCTCCAGTGCCTGGGGCTGGGATTGGGATCATATCCGCTATCTGATCCTGCCCGCGATCACGACGTCGGTGATTCCGATGGGGATCGTCACGCGCACCGTCCGCGCGTTGACCGGCGATATATTGAGCCAGGATTTTGTCGAAGCCTTGCGTGCCAAGGGCCTGCGTGAAACCCATGTGTTCCGTCACGTCATCAAGAACGCCGCGCCGACGGCGCTCGCGGTGATGGGCCTGCAATTGGGCTACATGCTGGGCGGCTCGATCCTGATCGAAACCGTGTTCTCCTGGCCGGGCTCGGGACTGCTGCTCAATTCCGCGATCTTCCAGCGCGATCTTCCGTTGCTGCAAGGCACGATCCTGGTGCTGGCATTGTTCTTCGTGTTCCTCAATCTCATCGTCGATATCGTGCAGGCCTCGATCGATCCTCGGATCAAACGGAGCTGA
- a CDS encoding ABC transporter permease yields the protein MSAITDAALQAAPADKARGYWTTVGRRIRRDKVSMACAIILLVIFVSALLAPWLGLADPYQGSMIRRLRHIGTAGYPLGTDELGRDMLARLVYGGRLSLIIGILPVILAFLIGTSLGLVAGYVGGKINTAIMRTVDVFYAFPSVLLAIAISGALGAGIVNSIVSLTIVFVPQITRVAESVTTGVRNMDFVEAARASGAGPFTIMRVHMLGNVLGPIFVYSTGLISVSMILAAGLSFLGLGTKPPEPEWGLMLNTLRTAIYVNPWVAALPGVMIFAVSICFNLLSDGMRSAMDIRN from the coding sequence ATGAGCGCGATCACAGATGCTGCCCTGCAAGCCGCTCCCGCCGACAAGGCGCGCGGTTACTGGACGACGGTGGGCCGCCGCATCCGGCGCGACAAGGTCAGCATGGCCTGTGCCATCATTCTGCTGGTCATTTTTGTTTCCGCGCTGCTGGCGCCGTGGCTTGGGCTCGCCGATCCCTATCAGGGGTCGATGATCCGTCGGCTTCGCCATATCGGCACGGCCGGTTATCCGCTCGGCACCGATGAACTCGGCCGCGATATGCTGGCGCGGCTGGTCTATGGCGGGCGGCTGTCACTGATTATCGGCATTCTTCCGGTGATTTTGGCGTTCCTGATCGGGACGTCGCTTGGCCTTGTCGCCGGCTATGTCGGCGGCAAGATCAACACCGCGATCATGCGTACGGTGGACGTGTTTTACGCCTTTCCTTCGGTGCTGCTGGCGATCGCGATTTCGGGCGCGCTTGGGGCTGGCATCGTCAACTCCATCGTCTCGCTGACGATCGTATTCGTGCCGCAGATCACCCGCGTCGCCGAAAGCGTCACCACCGGCGTGCGCAATATGGATTTCGTCGAAGCCGCGCGCGCCTCCGGCGCCGGCCCCTTCACCATCATGCGCGTGCATATGCTCGGCAATGTGCTGGGGCCGATCTTTGTCTACTCAACCGGTCTGATCTCGGTGTCGATGATCCTGGCCGCCGGCCTGTCATTTCTCGGCCTCGGCACCAAGCCACCCGAGCCGGAATGGGGCTTGATGCTCAATACGCTGCGCACCGCGATCTATGTCAATCCGTGGGTGGCGGCACTGCCTGGCGTCATGATCTTTGCGGTGTCGATCTGTTTCAACCTGCTCAGCGACGGCATGCGCAGCGCCATGGATATCCGGAACTGA
- a CDS encoding ABC transporter ATP-binding protein, with protein sequence MNETSLPVDMLEPVEDRGGAAQPLLQVNGLTKHFPVRGDLFSARKTVRAVDDVSFSIAKGETVGIVGESGCGKSTTARLLMHLMKRDAGDIIYDGMTVGRALSLRELRRGMQMVFQDSYASLNPRLTIEQSIAFGPKVHGMADAPARALARELLGKVGLRPEVFANRYPHEVSGGQRQRVNIARALALSPRLVILDEAVSALDKSVEAQVLNLLVDLKREFGLTYLFISHDLNVVRYISDRVLVMYLGEVVELGPVDRVWDAPAHPYTRALLAAMPSSDPDHRTETPPITGDPPNPIDPPAGCRFHTRCPFAEPLCANAAPKLTALDTMGHQAACYMAIPGSGHSRAPAKGSNTP encoded by the coding sequence ATGAACGAAACGAGCCTACCCGTCGATATGCTGGAGCCGGTCGAGGATCGCGGCGGCGCGGCGCAGCCGCTGTTGCAGGTCAACGGATTGACCAAGCACTTTCCGGTGCGCGGCGATCTGTTCAGCGCGCGCAAAACGGTGCGGGCGGTGGATGACGTGTCGTTTTCGATCGCCAAGGGCGAAACGGTCGGAATCGTCGGCGAGTCCGGCTGCGGCAAGTCGACCACCGCGCGGCTCTTGATGCACCTGATGAAGCGCGACGCCGGCGATATCATCTATGATGGCATGACGGTCGGGCGCGCTCTGTCGCTGCGCGAACTTCGCCGCGGCATGCAGATGGTGTTTCAGGACAGTTATGCCTCGCTCAACCCGCGCCTGACCATCGAACAATCGATCGCCTTCGGCCCCAAGGTCCATGGCATGGCGGACGCCCCCGCCCGCGCACTAGCGCGCGAACTGCTCGGCAAAGTGGGCCTACGACCGGAAGTCTTTGCCAACCGCTATCCGCACGAGGTTTCCGGCGGCCAGCGGCAGCGCGTCAACATCGCCCGCGCACTGGCGTTGTCACCGCGGCTCGTGATCCTCGACGAGGCCGTATCGGCGCTGGACAAATCGGTCGAAGCCCAGGTGCTCAATCTCCTGGTCGATCTCAAGCGCGAATTCGGACTGACCTATCTCTTCATCAGCCATGATCTCAATGTCGTCCGCTATATTTCAGACCGTGTGCTGGTGATGTATCTCGGCGAAGTGGTCGAACTCGGTCCGGTCGATCGGGTGTGGGACGCGCCGGCGCATCCCTATACGCGGGCGCTGCTGGCGGCGATGCCATCGTCCGATCCGGACCACAGGACCGAAACGCCGCCGATCACGGGCGATCCGCCTAATCCGATCGATCCGCCCGCGGGCTGCCGGTTTCACACCCGTTGTCCGTTTGCGGAGCCGCTCTGCGCAAATGCTGCACCAAAACTCACCGCGCTCGATACAATGGGTCATCAAGCGGCATGCTACATGGCCATTCCAGGTTCAGGTCACAGCCGCGCGCCGGCAAAAGGATCGAATACTCCATGA
- a CDS encoding amidase: MSAEPALMSLTSIAKAIAEKRFSSREVTQSCLNRIGQWQPRLNAFIAIEAEAALAAADEADTALAKGNVKGVLHGVPLAHKDMYYDAGKVVTCGSKIRRDFVATTTSTALQRIKDAGTVRLGSLQMAEFAYGPTGHNSHFGPVHNPWNVDHITGGSSSGSGSAVAARLTFAALGSDTGGSVRMPAHFCGVTGLKTTVGRVSRAGAMPLSQSLDTVGPLARSAEDCALLMGQMAGADPEDPTAVTVPVPDYMAATKGSLKGLRIGVPAAFYVDDLDSEVARVLDESIAVFKREGAEIVRVELPDQRQLSSASQLVLAVEAAAFHKRWLIERPQDYGPQVLMRLQNGLAIPAITYLEAMRWRGPALSAHNAAVAGVDAVIAPVSPVAAPTIAESDVGGGPGAEAVIQRLTRFTRPVNYLGLPSLALPSGFTRSGLPVGMQLIGRSFDEATLLQIGAAFQRATDFHDRVPKLA, from the coding sequence ATGAGCGCTGAACCGGCCCTGATGTCGCTCACCTCGATCGCAAAGGCGATCGCCGAAAAGCGCTTTTCCTCGCGCGAAGTAACGCAGTCCTGTCTGAATCGAATCGGTCAGTGGCAGCCTCGTCTCAACGCGTTCATCGCGATCGAGGCTGAGGCTGCGCTCGCGGCGGCCGATGAAGCCGACACGGCGCTGGCAAAAGGCAATGTCAAAGGCGTTCTGCACGGCGTGCCGCTGGCGCACAAGGACATGTATTACGACGCGGGCAAGGTGGTGACCTGTGGTTCGAAGATCCGGCGTGATTTCGTCGCCACCACGACCTCGACGGCGCTGCAGCGCATCAAGGACGCCGGTACGGTTCGCCTTGGGTCGTTGCAGATGGCCGAATTCGCCTACGGACCGACCGGGCACAATTCGCATTTCGGCCCCGTGCACAATCCCTGGAATGTCGATCACATCACCGGCGGCTCGTCGTCGGGATCTGGCTCCGCGGTCGCAGCGAGACTGACCTTTGCGGCGCTGGGATCGGACACCGGCGGCTCGGTCCGGATGCCCGCGCATTTCTGCGGCGTGACCGGATTGAAGACGACCGTCGGCCGGGTCAGCCGCGCCGGCGCGATGCCGTTGTCGCAATCGCTCGATACGGTCGGCCCGCTGGCGCGCAGCGCGGAAGATTGCGCGCTGCTGATGGGCCAGATGGCTGGCGCCGATCCGGAAGATCCGACGGCCGTCACCGTGCCTGTGCCGGACTACATGGCGGCGACGAAAGGTTCGCTGAAAGGATTGCGCATCGGCGTACCCGCGGCGTTTTATGTCGACGATCTCGATTCCGAGGTCGCGCGGGTCCTTGACGAGAGCATTGCCGTGTTCAAGCGCGAGGGCGCCGAGATCGTTCGGGTCGAATTGCCGGATCAGCGCCAGCTCTCTTCGGCAAGCCAGCTCGTTCTCGCGGTCGAGGCCGCGGCGTTTCACAAACGCTGGCTGATCGAGCGGCCGCAGGATTACGGTCCGCAGGTTCTGATGCGCTTGCAGAACGGGCTTGCTATCCCCGCGATCACCTATCTGGAAGCGATGCGCTGGCGCGGGCCGGCATTGTCCGCGCACAATGCCGCGGTTGCTGGTGTCGATGCCGTGATCGCGCCGGTGTCGCCGGTCGCGGCTCCCACCATTGCCGAAAGCGACGTCGGCGGCGGTCCTGGCGCCGAAGCCGTGATCCAGCGGCTGACGCGCTTTACGCGGCCGGTCAATTATCTCGGCCTGCCGTCGCTGGCGCTTCCCTCCGGCTTTACCCGCAGCGGCCTTCCGGTCGGGATGCAGTTGATCGGCCGTTCCTTCGATGAGGCCACGCTGTTGCAAATTGGCGCCGCGTTCCAGCGCGCGACCGATTTCCACGACCGGGTGCCGAAGCTCGCATGA
- a CDS encoding ABC transporter ATP-binding protein, translating into MNQLVDIRNLSIRFTGERTVHAVNDLSLSLGEGEVLGLLGESGSGKSVTLRALMRLLPRKRTQISGQVQVLGRDVLALDDEQLSAFRGRTVSMIFQEPALALDPVYTIGQQIAETVMRHEGKSQTEAVARALEMLEVVRIPSAKRRLDAYPHEMSGGMRQRAMIALALACKPKILLADEPTTALDATVQIQILLLLRELQREFGMSVIFVTHDIGVAIEICDRVAVMYAGQIVEQGTLSQIVRSPVHPYAQGLLASTVHGAKRGQRLETIPGTPPSLDQAPVSCAFAPRCGFAQARCIEALPPDVQIGPGRHARCILAENAGVAVAAT; encoded by the coding sequence ATGAACCAGCTTGTCGACATCCGCAATCTCAGCATTCGCTTCACCGGCGAGCGTACCGTTCATGCCGTGAACGATCTGAGCCTTTCGCTCGGCGAGGGGGAAGTGCTCGGCCTGCTCGGCGAGTCCGGTTCGGGCAAGAGCGTCACCTTGCGCGCGTTGATGCGGTTGTTGCCGAGAAAGCGGACGCAGATTTCAGGGCAGGTTCAGGTCCTCGGACGCGACGTGCTGGCGCTGGATGACGAACAGCTTTCGGCGTTTCGCGGCCGGACCGTGTCGATGATCTTTCAGGAGCCGGCGCTGGCGCTTGATCCGGTTTACACCATCGGCCAGCAGATCGCCGAAACCGTGATGCGTCACGAAGGCAAAAGCCAAACCGAGGCCGTGGCGCGCGCGCTCGAAATGCTGGAGGTGGTGCGCATTCCCTCCGCCAAACGCCGGCTCGATGCCTATCCGCATGAGATGTCCGGCGGCATGCGGCAGCGCGCGATGATCGCGCTGGCGCTGGCCTGCAAGCCGAAAATCCTGTTGGCGGACGAGCCGACGACGGCGCTGGACGCCACCGTGCAGATCCAGATCCTGCTGTTGCTGCGCGAGCTGCAACGCGAATTCGGGATGTCCGTCATCTTTGTCACCCACGATATCGGTGTTGCGATCGAGATCTGCGATCGTGTCGCCGTGATGTATGCGGGCCAGATCGTCGAACAGGGCACGCTCAGCCAGATCGTGCGTTCGCCGGTCCATCCCTATGCGCAGGGGTTGCTGGCCTCTACCGTGCACGGCGCCAAGAGAGGTCAGCGCCTGGAAACCATTCCGGGGACGCCGCCGTCGCTCGACCAGGCGCCGGTCAGTTGCGCCTTCGCCCCCCGTTGCGGTTTTGCGCAAGCGCGCTGCATCGAAGCGCTGCCGCCCGATGTGCAGATAGGGCCGGGCAGGCACGCCAGATGCATCCTGGCTGAAAACGCTGGCGTCGCGGTCGCCGCGACCTAG
- a CDS encoding GlsB/YeaQ/YmgE family stress response membrane protein, with translation MRLSSEGLLVILFVGLIAGWLAGKIVRGTGFGIIGDIIVGIAGAFVASWLFPKLGIQLGVGLVREIIDSAIGAILLLLIVRLIRTGGRF, from the coding sequence ATGCGACTGTCCAGTGAAGGCCTTCTCGTTATTTTATTCGTTGGCTTGATTGCGGGCTGGCTCGCCGGAAAGATCGTTCGGGGTACCGGCTTTGGAATTATCGGCGATATCATTGTCGGCATCGCCGGCGCCTTTGTCGCCAGTTGGCTGTTTCCGAAGCTTGGCATTCAGCTCGGCGTCGGGCTGGTGCGCGAGATCATCGATTCCGCGATCGGCGCCATTCTGCTGTTGCTGATCGTCCGGCTGATTCGAACCGGCGGCCGTTTCTGA
- a CDS encoding DUF1236 domain-containing protein, with product MIRRFIGIAALAATVALPVVAQAQGVPGGVERGSREGERAAGPVGAVVGGVVGGVVGGVTGVLGVDQRPRFHSYVVEQRRPSYHYGEDVRVGAVLPEAGVTYYDVPQEYGVHDYRYTVVNDRTVLVDPRTHRIVEIVE from the coding sequence ATGATTCGCCGTTTTATCGGAATTGCCGCCTTAGCTGCCACCGTGGCGCTTCCCGTCGTCGCGCAAGCCCAGGGGGTTCCCGGTGGAGTTGAGCGAGGCTCAAGAGAAGGCGAGCGCGCGGCGGGTCCCGTCGGCGCGGTGGTCGGCGGCGTCGTTGGTGGTGTGGTTGGTGGCGTCACCGGAGTTCTGGGCGTCGATCAGCGCCCGCGCTTTCACAGCTATGTCGTCGAGCAGCGCCGGCCCTCCTATCATTATGGCGAGGACGTGCGGGTCGGCGCCGTCCTTCCTGAAGCAGGCGTCACCTATTATGACGTGCCGCAGGAATATGGCGTCCATGACTATCGCTACACGGTCGTGAACGACCGCACGGTTCTGGTCGATCCGCGCACCCACCGGATTGTCGAGATCGTCGAATAA
- a CDS encoding type I secretion system permease/ATPase — MAAAPAVRRSELGDALRTCRNAFIGVGIMSCMINVLYLTGSLFMLEVYDRVLPSRSVPTLIGLAILAGGMYFFQGILDLIRGRILGRVGTALDESLNRRVFETIVRMPLTVGGRNDGLQPLRDLDAVRSFLSSMGPGAFFDLPWLPFYLAICFTFHVMIGLTALVGAIILVSLTLVTEYMSRAPAREATGLAARRNDLAATSRRNAEVLIAMGMSGRLTNRWVEANQNYLAGNQRASDIAGGLGAIAKVLRMTLQSAVLAVGAYLVIHQEATAGIIIAGSILSARALAPVDLAIAHWKGFVAARQSWHRLNLLLEKMPERTGQMLLQNPSSRLSVEGISMVPPGDQKIIVQDVTFALEAGSALGVIGPSGSGKSSLVRALVGVWQPFRGKVRLDGAALDQWSSDVLGAHIGYLPQDVELFAGTVAQNISRFDPEANSEKIIAAAKEAGVHQIIIKMRDGYDTQVGEQGTSLSAGQAQRVALARALYGDPFLIVLDEPNSNLDTEGDEALTRAVRAARERGAIVVIVAHRPVGIEAVDQLLVLREGRMHAFGPKETVLGQVLQRVNPPTPIKIVSEGGVAKP; from the coding sequence ATGGCAGCCGCTCCCGCGGTCCGGCGCTCCGAACTCGGTGACGCGCTGCGCACTTGTCGCAACGCCTTCATCGGCGTCGGCATCATGAGCTGCATGATCAATGTGCTCTATCTGACCGGCTCGCTGTTCATGCTGGAAGTCTACGACCGGGTGCTGCCGAGCCGGAGCGTACCGACACTGATCGGTTTGGCGATCCTCGCCGGCGGAATGTACTTCTTCCAGGGCATCCTCGATCTGATCCGCGGACGGATCCTCGGTCGCGTCGGGACCGCGCTCGATGAATCGCTCAATCGCCGGGTGTTCGAGACCATCGTGCGGATGCCGTTGACCGTCGGCGGACGCAATGACGGACTTCAGCCATTACGGGATTTGGATGCCGTGCGCTCGTTTCTCTCTAGCATGGGGCCGGGCGCCTTCTTCGATCTGCCCTGGCTGCCGTTCTATCTGGCGATCTGTTTCACCTTCCATGTCATGATCGGCCTGACGGCGCTGGTCGGCGCCATCATTCTCGTCAGCCTTACCCTTGTCACCGAATACATGTCGCGCGCGCCGGCGCGCGAGGCGACAGGACTGGCGGCGCGCCGCAACGACCTTGCCGCCACCAGCCGGCGAAACGCCGAGGTGCTGATTGCGATGGGAATGTCCGGGCGGCTGACCAACCGCTGGGTCGAAGCCAACCAGAATTATCTGGCGGGCAATCAGCGCGCCAGCGACATTGCCGGCGGTCTCGGCGCGATTGCCAAAGTGCTGCGCATGACCCTGCAATCGGCGGTGCTTGCCGTCGGCGCCTATCTGGTGATCCACCAGGAAGCGACCGCAGGTATCATCATCGCGGGCTCGATCCTGAGCGCACGCGCACTGGCCCCGGTCGATCTGGCGATCGCGCACTGGAAAGGCTTCGTCGCCGCGCGCCAGAGCTGGCATCGTCTGAACCTGTTGCTCGAGAAGATGCCTGAGCGGACCGGGCAAATGCTGCTGCAGAACCCGTCGAGCCGCCTTTCGGTCGAAGGCATCAGCATGGTGCCGCCGGGCGATCAGAAGATCATCGTCCAGGACGTCACCTTCGCGCTCGAGGCTGGAAGTGCATTGGGCGTGATCGGGCCGAGCGGATCGGGAAAGTCGTCGTTGGTGCGTGCGCTGGTCGGTGTGTGGCAGCCATTTCGCGGCAAGGTTCGGCTCGACGGCGCAGCGCTCGACCAGTGGTCGTCGGATGTTCTCGGCGCTCACATCGGCTATCTGCCGCAGGATGTCGAACTGTTTGCCGGTACCGTCGCCCAGAATATTTCCCGTTTCGATCCCGAAGCCAATTCGGAAAAGATCATTGCGGCCGCAAAGGAAGCGGGCGTGCATCAGATCATCATCAAGATGCGCGACGGCTACGATACCCAGGTCGGCGAACAGGGGACTTCGCTTTCCGCCGGCCAGGCGCAACGCGTGGCGCTGGCGAGGGCGCTGTATGGCGATCCGTTCCTGATCGTCCTCGATGAGCCGAACTCCAATCTCGATACCGAGGGCGATGAGGCGCTGACGCGGGCGGTTCGTGCGGCGCGCGAGCGCGGCGCCATCGTGGTGATCGTGGCGCATCGGCCGGTCGGCATCGAGGCGGTCGATCAGCTTCTGGTGCTGAGGGAAGGCCGCATGCACGCCTTCGGGCCGAAGGAAACGGTGCTCGGGCAGGTGTTGCAGCGGGTTAATCCGCCGACGCCGATCAAGATCGTATCCGAGGGCGGGGTTGCCAAACCATGA
- a CDS encoding HlyD family type I secretion periplasmic adaptor subunit, with protein MSGSETQGARSSIRLHLMVGLTVVVLLAGGLGGWASTAEISGALIAPGSIVVESSVKKVQHPTGGVVGELRAHDGDIVKAGDIVVRLDDTVTKANLAIVTKNLDGLWARAARLEAEQQGLDKVVFPASLRDRANDPDVKSVMASEAKLFEVRTTGRTGQKAQLHERITQLNEEIAGLTAQEQAKDQEIALVDKELVGVRSLYDQHLVQLTRLTTLERDGARLSGERAQYISSKAQAKGKITETELQIIQVDKDMVSDVSKDLRETNDKIGEYIERKVTAEDQLRRVDIRAPQDGMVEQSTVHTVGGVITAGDAIMMIVPQADDLQVEAKVNPQDIDKLQIGEKTLLRLSAFNQRTTPELNGVVTRVSPDVTTDQRTGQAYYTIRVSMPPEEVARLGEAKLIPGMPVEAFVQTGDRTMLSYLIKPLHDQLMRAFRER; from the coding sequence ATGAGCGGCAGCGAAACACAGGGCGCACGATCGTCGATACGGCTGCATTTGATGGTCGGACTGACCGTGGTCGTGCTTCTCGCCGGCGGCCTTGGCGGTTGGGCGTCGACGGCCGAGATCTCCGGCGCGCTGATTGCGCCGGGATCGATCGTCGTCGAATCCAGTGTCAAGAAAGTCCAGCATCCGACCGGAGGCGTCGTCGGTGAGTTGCGTGCGCATGATGGCGATATCGTCAAGGCCGGCGATATCGTCGTGCGGCTCGATGACACCGTCACCAAGGCTAACCTTGCAATCGTCACCAAGAATCTCGATGGCCTGTGGGCGAGAGCCGCGCGGCTCGAGGCCGAGCAGCAGGGTCTCGACAAGGTGGTATTTCCCGCCTCGCTGCGTGACCGCGCCAATGATCCCGACGTCAAGAGCGTGATGGCGAGCGAAGCCAAATTGTTCGAAGTCCGCACCACGGGCCGGACCGGACAGAAGGCGCAATTGCACGAGCGGATCACGCAGCTGAATGAGGAAATCGCCGGTCTTACCGCGCAGGAGCAGGCCAAAGACCAGGAAATCGCGCTGGTGGACAAGGAACTGGTCGGGGTTCGCTCGCTCTACGACCAGCATCTGGTGCAGCTGACGCGCCTGACCACACTCGAGCGCGATGGAGCCCGGCTGTCCGGAGAGCGGGCGCAATACATCTCATCGAAGGCGCAGGCCAAGGGCAAGATCACCGAAACCGAATTGCAGATCATCCAGGTCGACAAGGATATGGTCAGCGATGTCTCCAAGGACTTACGCGAGACCAACGACAAGATCGGCGAATATATCGAACGCAAGGTGACGGCCGAAGACCAGTTGCGGCGCGTCGATATCCGCGCCCCGCAGGACGGCATGGTCGAGCAATCGACGGTTCATACCGTGGGCGGCGTGATTACCGCCGGCGACGCCATCATGATGATCGTTCCGCAGGCCGATGACCTCCAGGTCGAAGCCAAGGTCAATCCGCAGGATATCGATAAACTGCAGATCGGCGAAAAGACCTTGCTGCGGCTGTCGGCCTTCAACCAGCGCACGACGCCGGAACTGAACGGCGTCGTCACCCGCGTTTCGCCAGATGTCACCACCGATCAGCGCACCGGACAGGCCTATTACACGATCCGCGTCTCGATGCCGCCGGAAGAGGTGGCCCGTCTTGGCGAGGCCAAGCTGATACCCGGGATGCCGGTGGAGGCCTTTGTCCAGACCGGCGATCGCACCATGCTGTCCTACCTCATCAAGCCGCTGCACGATCAGCTGATGCGCGCGTTCCGCGAGAGGTGA